The following coding sequences are from one Lycium ferocissimum isolate CSIRO_LF1 chromosome 3, AGI_CSIRO_Lferr_CH_V1, whole genome shotgun sequence window:
- the LOC132049573 gene encoding thaumatin-like protein, which translates to MLISPYLFHILLCIFLFLSSSTEGTQVILVNNCKESIWPGIQGGAGQTTLKDGGFHLNSGEQIVLDMPDKWSGRIWGRQNCHFDENGKGKCDTGNCGDQLQCQGLGGEPPATVVEMTLGSSTSPLHFYDVSLVDGFNLPVSMKPVGGGVGCGVAQCEVDLNVCCPSALEVKSGDKVVGCKSACLAIQSPKYCCTGQYADPKTCKPTVFAHLFKAICPKAYSYAFDDSSSLYTCRAPRYLVTFCPPK; encoded by the exons atgcttatttcaccttaccttttccatatTTTGCTCTGCATATTTCTCTTCCTTTCTAGCAGTACTG AGGGAACACAAGTCATTTTGGTGAACAACTGCAAGGAAAGCATATGGCCCGGGATTCAGGGCGGTGCAGGGCAGACTACACTAAAAGATGGAGGGTTTCACCTCAACAGTGGCGAGCAAATAGTCCTCGACATGCCTGACAAGTGGTCGGGGAGGATATGGGGGAGACAGAACTGCCATTTTGACGAAAATGGTAAAGGAAAATGTGATACTGGCAATTGTGGTGACCAGTTACAGTGCCAGGGGCTAGGAGGTGAGCCCCCAGCTACTGTAGTGGAAATGACACTAGGCTCATCGACTTCGCCCTTACATTTCTACGATGTAAGCTTAGTCGATGGATTCAACTTGCCAGTGTCGATGAAGCCTGTGGGAGGGGGCGTTGGATGTGGGGTCGCACAGTGTGAAGTTGATTTAAACGTATGTTGTCCGTCAGCACTGGAAGTGAAGTCCGGAGATAAGGTTGTCGGGTGTAAGAGTGCTTGTTTGGCTATACAATCACCAAAGTACTGCTGCACAGGACAATATGCAGATCCTAAAACTTGCAAGCCAACTGTTTTTGCACATCTATTTAAGGCTATTTGCCCCAAGGCTTATAGttatgcatttgatgattcttctAGCCTTTACACATGTAGGGCCCCGCGATATCTCGTAACTTTCTGTCCTCCTAAGTGA
- the LOC132049574 gene encoding uncharacterized protein LOC132049574 — MPVRVVEASSQPSQPSGGTSGNTLPAACTLLSVGQAFSGTQNVSSQQKDEAWRVNVRIQGCDLDHGYLCGTMEALNVPMADTPVVTFWEGEIVDTKNYTFFTGKWGAISEDDIKHWTKFPSFSPLLSQVEVDGGKSLDLSNYPYIFMRWKEQYFVNVGTDCGLTIAGFYYVCFSCSDGSINGFYYDPNSSPFQKLELKSTNEGRLGFSCSSYELQ; from the exons ATGCCTGTAAGAGTGGTGGAAGCTTCTTCCCAGCCTTCCCAGCCTTCAG GTGGAACTTCAGGAAATACTTTGCCTGCAGCCTGTACTCTTCTAAGTGTCGGACAG GCATTTTCTGGGACTCAGAACGTCTCAAGTCAGCAAAAAGATGAAGCTTGGCGAGTAAATGTTCGAATTCAGGGTTGTGACCTTGATCATGGATATCTCTGTGGTACAATGGAAGCTCTTAATGTTCCTATGGCAGATACACCA GTAGTTACTTTCTGGGAAGGGGAAATTGTTGATACCAAGAACTATACTTTCTTCACTGGCAAATGGGGCGCCAT ATCAGAAGATGACATAAAGCACTGGACCAAGTTTCCATCGTTTTCACCCCTTTTG AGCCAAGTGGAGGTTGATGGCGGTAAATCACTGGACTTGAGTAACTACCCATACATATTCATG AGATGGAAAGAACAATACTTTGTGAATGTTGGAACAGACTGTGGGTTAACAATAGCTGGTTTCTACTACGTTTGCTTCTCCTGTAGTGATGGCTCCATCAATGGCTTCTATTACGATCCTAATAGCAG CCCTTTTCAGAAGTTGGAgctgaaatccacaaatgaaggAAGATTAGGTTTCAGTTGTTCCTCATATGAGTTGCAGTGA